In Nitratiruptor sp. YY09-18, a single window of DNA contains:
- the alaS gene encoding alanine--tRNA ligase: MDIRKAFLDYFASKDHRVYPSAPLVPQDPTLLFTNAGMVPFKKIFTGEMPAPTPRATSCQTCIRAGGKHNDLENVGYTARHHTFFEMLGNFSFGDYFKEEAIAYAWEFVTKVLELPIERLWVTVHESDEEAEKIWQKYVKPERIKRFGDKDNFWQMGDTGPCGPCSEIFYDQGEEHFKGPEDYLGGDGDRFLEIWNLVFMQYERNEAGELLPLPKPSIDTGMGLERITAIKEGVLSNYDSSLFMPLIEAISEMAKRKYIYEEGASFRVIADHIRAVSFLLAQGVMFSNEGRGYVLRRILRRGVRHGYLLGLKEPFMYKLTQNVADLMGKHYDYLPEKLPVIQEQIKAEEERFYQTIEAGMRLFEEELAKTKTIFSGDVAFKLYDTYGFPLDLTEDMLREKGLKLDKEGFEKRMQEQRQRAKAAWKGSGDAALQGDFKELVGLKNEFVGYERLKSNTIILALLDEQFKKVDTLQPGQKGWVLLEETPFYAESGGQVGDRGEIRLYEGDVIARVLDTKKFFELNLSQIEALQEVKVDEAVEAIVDKSRREIAKHHSATHILHSALRKILGEHVTQQGSLVEASRLRFDFSHPKPLTRDELTRIEDFVNEVIAQGIEAHVEEMPIDKAKEKGAMALFGEKYGKVVRVVEFGDVSVELCGGTHVKNSAEIGSFFIKKESGVSSGVRRIEAVCGMSALNLAKTWRQELAVAKEEVKNKDVLVGIKKLKNEIKQLKDELKNATSINKKELASYDIDGVKVVIDEVDAGDIKKIIDDLKNAHEKIAVMLFQKKGEKVLIAAGVKGANIKAGEWVKEIAPIVGGGGGGRADFAQAGGKDPSKIAQAKEAALAYVKKQLEGE; encoded by the coding sequence ATGGATATACGTAAGGCTTTTTTGGACTATTTTGCAAGCAAAGATCATAGAGTCTATCCCAGTGCACCCCTTGTACCACAGGATCCCACACTCCTATTTACCAATGCAGGGATGGTGCCATTTAAGAAGATCTTTACTGGTGAGATGCCAGCACCAACTCCACGCGCAACAAGCTGTCAGACATGTATCCGTGCTGGTGGAAAGCATAACGACTTAGAAAATGTTGGCTATACAGCCCGTCACCATACTTTTTTTGAGATGCTTGGCAATTTTAGTTTTGGTGACTATTTTAAAGAGGAAGCCATAGCTTACGCATGGGAGTTTGTAACGAAAGTCTTAGAACTACCAATTGAGAGACTCTGGGTGACAGTGCACGAGAGCGATGAAGAGGCCGAGAAGATTTGGCAAAAATATGTAAAACCAGAGCGTATTAAAAGATTTGGTGACAAAGACAACTTCTGGCAGATGGGTGATACAGGTCCATGTGGTCCTTGTAGCGAAATTTTCTATGATCAAGGTGAAGAGCATTTCAAGGGACCAGAAGACTACCTTGGCGGCGATGGTGATAGATTTTTAGAGATTTGGAATCTTGTCTTTATGCAGTATGAGCGCAATGAAGCTGGAGAACTTCTACCGCTACCCAAACCGAGTATTGATACAGGTATGGGACTCGAGCGTATTACTGCTATCAAAGAGGGAGTTTTGAGTAACTATGATAGCTCGCTTTTTATGCCTCTCATTGAAGCAATAAGTGAGATGGCAAAGAGAAAGTATATCTATGAAGAGGGAGCAAGTTTTCGTGTAATTGCTGATCATATCCGGGCTGTGAGTTTTTTGCTCGCGCAAGGTGTAATGTTTAGCAATGAGGGACGAGGCTATGTGCTGCGCAGAATTTTACGTCGTGGTGTACGTCATGGCTATCTTCTTGGTCTCAAAGAGCCTTTTATGTATAAATTGACACAAAACGTTGCAGATCTCATGGGCAAGCACTACGATTATCTTCCAGAGAAACTTCCTGTTATACAAGAGCAGATCAAGGCTGAAGAGGAGCGATTTTATCAGACTATTGAAGCTGGTATGCGTCTATTTGAAGAGGAACTTGCAAAAACAAAAACTATTTTTAGTGGGGATGTAGCATTCAAGCTTTATGATACTTATGGATTTCCTCTCGATTTGACTGAAGATATGCTTAGAGAAAAGGGCCTAAAACTTGATAAAGAAGGGTTTGAGAAGCGTATGCAAGAGCAGCGCCAAAGAGCCAAAGCAGCCTGGAAAGGGAGTGGAGATGCTGCATTGCAGGGCGATTTTAAAGAGCTTGTTGGTCTCAAAAATGAGTTTGTGGGGTACGAACGTCTCAAATCCAATACTATTATTCTTGCTCTTTTAGATGAGCAGTTTAAAAAGGTTGATACTCTTCAACCTGGACAAAAGGGATGGGTTCTTCTTGAAGAGACTCCATTTTATGCCGAAAGTGGTGGGCAGGTTGGTGATAGAGGAGAGATTCGTCTCTATGAGGGTGATGTTATTGCCCGTGTTTTAGACACAAAGAAGTTCTTTGAGCTTAATCTTTCACAAATAGAGGCATTACAAGAGGTAAAAGTGGATGAGGCCGTGGAAGCGATTGTTGATAAATCTCGCCGAGAAATTGCCAAGCATCACTCAGCGACTCACATTCTCCATAGTGCACTGCGCAAAATATTAGGTGAACATGTGACACAGCAAGGAAGTCTTGTGGAGGCTTCTAGGCTCCGTTTTGATTTTTCTCATCCAAAACCTCTTACACGTGATGAGCTTACTCGCATAGAAGACTTTGTCAATGAAGTAATAGCACAAGGAATTGAAGCGCATGTAGAGGAGATGCCAATTGACAAAGCCAAAGAGAAGGGTGCCATGGCACTCTTTGGTGAAAAGTATGGCAAGGTTGTGCGTGTAGTAGAGTTTGGCGATGTGAGTGTTGAACTTTGCGGTGGAACCCACGTGAAAAATAGTGCTGAGATTGGAAGTTTTTTTATTAAAAAAGAGTCTGGAGTAAGTAGTGGAGTGCGCCGCATTGAGGCAGTATGTGGGATGAGCGCTCTTAATCTTGCAAAAACTTGGCGTCAAGAACTTGCAGTTGCCAAAGAAGAGGTTAAGAATAAAGATGTGCTTGTTGGCATCAAAAAACTAAAAAACGAAATAAAACAGCTCAAAGATGAGCTCAAAAATGCTACAAGCATAAATAAAAAAGAGCTTGCAAGTTACGATATTGATGGTGTAAAAGTTGTTATAGATGAGGTTGACGCGGGAGATATCAAAAAGATTATAGATGATCTCAAAAATGCCCATGAAAAAATTGCAGTCATGCTTTTTCAGAAAAAAGGCGAGAAGGTGCTTATCGCAGCTGGCGTCAAAGGTGCAAATATCAAGGCAGGTGAGTGGGTTAAAGAGATAGCTCCAATTGTTGGAGGAGGAGGTGGCGGCAGAGCAGATTTTGCCCAAGCTGGTGGTAAAGATCCCTCAAAAATTGCCCAGGCCAAAGAGGCTGCCTTAGCGTATGTAAAAAAACAGCTCGAAGGAGAGTAA